From the Roseibium salinum genome, one window contains:
- a CDS encoding SulP family inorganic anion transporter yields MTWLQRYLPILDWGRKYDKETATNDLVAAVIVTIMLIPQSLAYALLAGLPPEVGLYASILPLVAYAIFGTSRALAVGPVAVVSLMTASAVGELARQGTPEYLGAAIVLAFLSGLMLVAMGLFRLGFLANLLSHPVISGFITASGLLIASSQLKHILGVKANGHTLYEILLSIGSHLTEINWITFVIGASATVFLFWVRKGLKKLLLGLGVKPFLADILTKAGPVAAVAVTTLASAVFQLGEKGVRVVGDIPSGLPVPQLPSFDSELWLALAGPALLISVIGFVESVSVAQTLAAKKRQRIEPDQELIGLGASNIASAISGGYPVTGGFARSVVNFDAGAATPAAGAFTAVGIALATLFLTPLLTHLPQATLAATIIVAVLSLVDFGAIKRTFAYSKSDFAAMAATILITLFFGVEPGVVTGVSLSIALYLYRNSRPHMAIVGIVPGTEHFRNVDRHKVITGERVLTLRVDESLFFANSRFLEDKVYALVADKPDIEHVVLMCPAVNEIDASALESLEEINHRLRDSGVTFHLSEVKGPVMDRLKGTDFLKHLTGEIFLSQYDALCTLDPLTAHISESRTPKKTARSNIWSGPEI; encoded by the coding sequence ATGACCTGGCTTCAGCGATATCTGCCCATCCTTGACTGGGGCAGGAAATACGACAAGGAAACGGCGACGAACGACCTGGTTGCGGCGGTCATCGTGACGATCATGCTGATCCCGCAGTCGCTGGCCTATGCCCTCCTGGCCGGGCTGCCGCCCGAAGTCGGTCTCTACGCTTCGATCCTGCCGCTGGTCGCCTATGCCATTTTCGGCACGAGCCGTGCGCTCGCCGTCGGTCCGGTGGCCGTCGTCTCGCTGATGACCGCTTCCGCCGTCGGGGAGCTTGCCCGGCAGGGGACGCCGGAATATCTGGGCGCGGCCATCGTGCTGGCCTTCCTCTCCGGCCTCATGCTGGTCGCCATGGGCCTGTTCCGGCTTGGCTTCCTGGCCAATCTCCTCAGCCACCCGGTGATCTCAGGGTTCATCACCGCGTCGGGCCTGCTGATCGCGTCGAGCCAGCTCAAGCACATTCTCGGCGTCAAGGCGAACGGCCACACGCTTTATGAGATCCTCCTGTCCATCGGCAGCCATCTGACGGAGATCAACTGGATCACCTTTGTCATCGGAGCCTCGGCGACCGTCTTCCTGTTCTGGGTGCGCAAGGGCCTGAAGAAGCTGCTGCTGGGCCTTGGCGTGAAACCCTTCCTGGCCGATATCCTGACAAAGGCCGGCCCGGTGGCGGCCGTTGCCGTCACCACCCTTGCCTCGGCGGTGTTTCAACTGGGCGAAAAGGGCGTGCGCGTTGTCGGCGACATCCCCTCCGGCCTGCCGGTTCCGCAATTGCCGTCCTTCGACAGCGAACTCTGGCTGGCGCTTGCCGGCCCGGCGCTGCTCATCTCCGTTATCGGCTTCGTGGAATCGGTGTCCGTCGCCCAGACGCTTGCCGCCAAGAAGCGCCAGAGGATCGAACCTGACCAGGAACTGATCGGCCTCGGGGCCTCCAACATCGCCTCGGCCATTTCCGGCGGCTATCCGGTGACCGGCGGCTTTGCCCGGTCCGTCGTCAATTTCGACGCCGGGGCGGCCACGCCGGCCGCAGGAGCCTTCACCGCCGTCGGCATCGCCCTTGCCACGCTTTTCCTGACGCCGCTGCTGACCCATCTGCCCCAGGCAACGCTTGCCGCCACTATTATCGTGGCCGTGCTCTCACTGGTGGATTTCGGCGCGATCAAACGTACATTCGCCTATTCGAAAAGCGACTTCGCGGCGATGGCGGCAACGATCCTGATCACGCTGTTCTTCGGCGTCGAACCTGGCGTCGTGACCGGCGTGTCTCTGTCCATCGCGCTCTATCTCTACCGCAACAGCCGCCCGCACATGGCCATTGTCGGCATCGTTCCGGGAACCGAGCATTTCCGCAACGTCGACCGTCACAAGGTGATCACCGGGGAGCGGGTGCTGACCTTGCGGGTCGACGAGAGCCTGTTCTTCGCCAATTCCCGGTTCCTGGAAGACAAGGTCTACGCACTCGTCGCCGACAAACCCGACATCGAGCACGTGGTGCTGATGTGCCCGGCCGTCAACGAGATCGACGCCAGCGCCCTGGAGAGCCTCGAGGAGATCAATCACCGACTGCGGGATTCCGGCGTTACCTTCCACCTCTCCGAGGTCAAGGGCCCGGTAATGGACCGGCTGAAGGGGACGGATTTTCTGAAGCATCTGACCGGCGAGATTTTCCTCAGCCAGTACGATGCCCTTTGCACGCTCGATCCGCTCACCGCCCACATCTCGGAATCCCGGACGCCGAAAAAGACGGCGCGGTCGAATATCTGGTCGGGTCCGGAGATTTAG
- a CDS encoding VOC family protein, with the protein MAKTIFVNLPVSDLAASTAFYEAIGCVRNPQFSDANAASMVWSDTITFQLLTRDFFAGFISRDIPDPHKTCQVLLALSHDSREDVDKVIEAGTAAGGNAGIRETMDMGWLYNRAIEDPDGHVFEIAWMDPTGMPDSHG; encoded by the coding sequence ATGGCCAAGACGATTTTCGTGAACCTGCCCGTTTCTGATCTTGCCGCATCCACCGCCTTCTACGAGGCCATCGGCTGTGTCAGGAACCCGCAGTTCAGCGATGCGAACGCCGCCAGCATGGTCTGGTCCGACACGATCACGTTCCAGCTTCTCACCCGTGACTTCTTTGCCGGCTTCATTTCCAGGGACATCCCGGACCCGCACAAGACCTGCCAGGTGCTGCTCGCGCTGTCTCATGACAGCCGGGAGGACGTCGACAAGGTGATCGAGGCGGGCACGGCGGCCGGCGGCAATGCCGGCATACGCGAGACGATGGATATGGGATGGCTCTATAACCGGGCCATTGAAGATCCCGACGGTCACGTCTTCGAAATCGCCTGGATGGATCCGACAGGCATGCCGGACAGCCACGGCTGA
- a CDS encoding MmcB family DNA repair protein → MTSDFQQASGRILLDDPLTDGRQSETALKVWRGAARLLRQFDYACLPEVTLASNRRADLLALGPRHELLIVEVKSSIADFRADTKWPDYRLHCDRFYFATHPDVPVEIFPEEAGLILSDGFGAEILREAPEHKLAAATRKAVTLRFARNAANRLHDLSDPDGLRFFDRL, encoded by the coding sequence ATGACGAGCGACTTTCAGCAAGCGTCGGGCCGCATTCTGCTGGACGATCCGTTGACGGACGGACGGCAATCGGAGACCGCGCTCAAGGTGTGGCGCGGCGCGGCGCGTTTGCTGCGCCAGTTCGATTACGCCTGCCTGCCGGAAGTGACCCTTGCCTCCAACCGCCGCGCCGACCTGCTGGCGCTCGGGCCGAGACACGAGCTGCTGATCGTGGAGGTGAAATCATCGATTGCCGATTTCAGGGCCGACACCAAGTGGCCGGATTACCGCCTGCATTGCGACCGCTTCTATTTCGCCACGCATCCGGACGTGCCGGTCGAGATTTTCCCTGAAGAGGCGGGGCTCATCCTGTCCGACGGCTTCGGCGCCGAAATCCTGCGCGAAGCACCCGAACACAAGCTTGCCGCGGCAACCCGCAAGGCGGTGACGTTGCGCTTTGCCAGAAACGCCGCGAACCGGCTGCACGATCTGTCCGATCCGGACGGATTGCGGTTCTTCGACCGGCTATGA
- the xylA gene encoding xylose isomerase, with amino-acid sequence MSTGFFGDLQPIEFKGPDSRDPLSYRHYNKDEVVLGKRMEDHLRLAVCYWHNFCWPGSDPFGGETFMRSWMAAGGDPMEQARLKADVAFEMFQILGMPFFTFHDRDIAPEGKTLAESNANVSAIADVFEKKMADTGVKLLWGTANMFSNRRFMSGAATNPDPDVFAYAAAQVKNAMDVTHRLNGANYVLWGGREGYETLLNTNIKQELDQLGRFLNMVVEYKHKTDFKGTILIEPKPQEPSKHQYDYDVGTVYGFLKAYGLENEVKMNIEQGHAILAGHSFEHELHMARSFGILGSVDMNRNDYQCGWDTDHFGMNVPELALAYYEILMDGGFTTGGTNFDAKLRRQSIDPVDLIQAHVGSADAIARGLKAAAAMIEDGRLKGFVDDRYAGWSKPENAEILKGGSSLEDLADRVHSSDLEPQPKSGKQEYLESLVNLFA; translated from the coding sequence ATGAGCACAGGTTTCTTCGGTGATCTGCAGCCGATTGAATTCAAGGGGCCGGACAGTCGCGATCCGCTGAGCTACCGCCACTACAACAAGGACGAAGTGGTTCTGGGCAAGCGCATGGAAGACCATCTGCGTCTGGCCGTGTGCTACTGGCACAATTTCTGCTGGCCGGGGTCCGACCCGTTCGGCGGCGAAACCTTCATGCGCTCCTGGATGGCGGCCGGCGGCGATCCGATGGAGCAGGCCAGGCTGAAGGCGGACGTCGCCTTCGAGATGTTCCAGATCCTGGGCATGCCCTTCTTCACCTTCCACGACCGCGATATCGCGCCGGAAGGCAAGACACTTGCAGAGAGCAACGCCAATGTGAGCGCCATTGCCGACGTCTTCGAAAAGAAGATGGCCGACACGGGCGTCAAGCTGCTGTGGGGCACGGCCAACATGTTCTCCAACCGCCGCTTCATGAGCGGCGCGGCCACCAACCCGGATCCGGATGTGTTCGCCTATGCGGCGGCCCAGGTGAAGAACGCCATGGACGTGACGCACCGTCTCAATGGAGCGAACTACGTTCTGTGGGGCGGCCGCGAGGGCTATGAGACGCTGCTCAACACCAACATCAAACAGGAACTGGACCAGCTCGGCCGCTTCCTGAACATGGTGGTGGAGTACAAGCACAAGACCGATTTCAAGGGCACGATCCTGATCGAGCCGAAGCCGCAGGAGCCGTCCAAGCACCAGTACGACTACGATGTCGGCACCGTCTACGGTTTCCTGAAGGCCTATGGCCTGGAAAACGAAGTCAAGATGAACATCGAGCAGGGTCACGCGATCCTGGCCGGCCACTCCTTCGAGCATGAGCTGCACATGGCGCGCTCGTTCGGCATCCTGGGGTCCGTCGACATGAACCGCAATGACTATCAGTGCGGCTGGGACACCGACCACTTCGGAATGAACGTGCCGGAACTGGCGCTCGCCTATTATGAGATCCTCATGGACGGCGGCTTCACAACCGGCGGCACCAATTTCGACGCCAAGCTGCGCCGCCAGTCGATCGATCCGGTGGACCTGATCCAGGCCCATGTCGGCTCCGCGGATGCCATCGCCCGCGGCCTCAAGGCCGCCGCCGCGATGATCGAGGACGGTCGCCTGAAGGGCTTTGTCGACGACCGCTACGCCGGCTGGTCCAAACCGGAAAACGCCGAGATCCTCAAGGGCGGCTCTTCGCTCGAAGACCTCGCCGACCGCGTTCACTCCAGCGATCTGGAACCGCAGCCGAAATCCGGCAAGCAGGAATACCTGGAAAGCCTGGTCAACCTGTTCGCCTAG
- the xylB gene encoding xylulokinase, producing the protein MFIGLDIGTSSVKGILIGEDQSLIASATADLSVERPHPGWSEQDPDSWWTACETVLDALASRAPKELAAVKGIGLSGHMHGATLLDDAGKPLRPCILWNDGRSGRQCAELEAAEPKFLTLGGNRVMPGFTAPKLQWVRENEPEIFARTAKVLLPKDYVRFKLTGEYVGDMSDSAGTLWLDVARRDWSDELLAATGLTRNHMPRLVEGSESSGMLKADLCARWGIDGAPVVAGGGGDNAASACGVGAVNPGSAFVSLGTSGVLFVTNDRFSPNVESAVHAFCHAVPDTWHQMGVILSATDSLNWLAKTLKKSPGELTGLLGRISRPSEISFLPYLGGERTPHNDVDIRAGFFGIGHETDDAALTHAVLDGVAFALKDCLDALTVAGTKIDRVLAVGGGSRSDLWLEIIASLLDIPVDVPVDGDFGASLGAARLGQAAALGTTDGIFAKPALKASIDPVPALTESYAEAHGRWRNLYPALKQAGF; encoded by the coding sequence ATGTTTATCGGCCTCGATATCGGCACCAGTTCGGTCAAAGGCATTCTTATTGGCGAAGACCAGTCGCTGATTGCCTCGGCGACCGCGGATCTGAGCGTGGAGCGCCCCCATCCGGGCTGGTCGGAGCAGGATCCGGACAGCTGGTGGACCGCCTGCGAAACTGTTCTGGATGCGCTCGCGAGCCGGGCACCGAAGGAACTGGCGGCAGTCAAAGGCATCGGCCTTTCCGGTCACATGCACGGGGCCACCCTTCTTGACGATGCGGGCAAACCGCTGCGGCCCTGCATCCTGTGGAATGACGGCCGCTCGGGCCGGCAGTGCGCGGAGCTGGAAGCGGCCGAACCGAAGTTCCTGACCCTTGGCGGCAACCGCGTCATGCCGGGCTTCACCGCGCCCAAGCTGCAATGGGTGCGCGAAAACGAGCCGGAGATCTTCGCCAGGACCGCCAAGGTCCTGCTGCCGAAGGACTATGTGCGCTTCAAGCTGACCGGCGAATACGTGGGCGACATGTCCGACAGTGCCGGAACGCTCTGGCTGGACGTTGCCAGGCGGGACTGGAGCGACGAGCTGCTGGCGGCAACCGGCCTGACCCGAAACCACATGCCGCGCCTCGTGGAAGGGTCGGAAAGCTCCGGCATGCTGAAAGCGGACCTCTGCGCCCGCTGGGGCATCGACGGTGCCCCTGTGGTGGCGGGTGGCGGCGGCGACAATGCTGCGTCGGCCTGCGGCGTCGGCGCGGTCAATCCCGGGTCCGCCTTCGTGTCACTCGGCACCTCGGGCGTGCTGTTCGTGACCAACGACCGGTTCTCGCCCAATGTGGAGAGCGCGGTCCATGCCTTCTGCCACGCCGTGCCGGACACCTGGCATCAGATGGGCGTCATCCTGTCGGCAACCGACAGTCTCAACTGGCTTGCCAAAACGCTGAAAAAGTCGCCGGGCGAACTGACCGGCCTGCTCGGCCGGATCTCCCGTCCGTCGGAAATTTCCTTCCTGCCGTATCTCGGCGGCGAGCGCACGCCGCACAACGATGTCGATATCCGCGCGGGTTTCTTCGGCATCGGCCACGAAACCGACGATGCGGCTCTCACCCATGCGGTGCTGGACGGGGTCGCGTTCGCGCTCAAGGACTGCCTGGACGCATTGACCGTTGCCGGAACGAAGATCGACCGCGTTCTGGCCGTCGGCGGCGGTTCGCGGTCGGACCTGTGGCTGGAGATCATTGCCAGCCTGCTCGACATTCCGGTGGACGTACCGGTGGATGGCGACTTTGGAGCATCGCTCGGCGCTGCCCGGCTGGGTCAGGCCGCGGCGCTCGGAACCACGGACGGGATATTCGCGAAGCCGGCCCTGAAAGCCAGCATCGATCCCGTTCCCGCCCTGACCGAAAGCTACGCCGAGGCCCACGGCCGATGGCGCAATCTGTATCCGGCGCTCAAGCAAGCCGGCTTTTGA
- a CDS encoding sugar ABC transporter permease, with translation MSDTALSGSKRPTARNLIAAMQLDTRLLGMIGAFVVLCLAFDVFTEGRFLTPRNIFNLTIQTVSVAIMATGMVFVIVTRHIDLSVGSLLATVAAVMAVVQTDILPDYLGLGHPAIWILAVLAGLAVGIAIGAFHGWMIGYLGIPAFIVTLGGLLVWRNVAWFITSGQTIGPLDATFKKMGGIGGTMGETGSWIFGVVAVALALWLQVTSRRRKASHGFPVKPVWAEFTMAGITSVAILGFVWILNSYEIARPRLERIFEARGETLPEGVTMGYGIPYSVVLLIVVAVIMTIVARRTRLGRYIFATGGNPDAAELSGINTRFLTVKVFAIMGGLSALAGAVAAARLGFSTNDIGTLDELRVIAAAVIGGTALAGGIGTIYGAILGALIMQSLQSGMAMVGVDAPLQNIVVGSVLVLAVLVDIIYRKRTGE, from the coding sequence ATGTCCGACACTGCTCTGTCAGGGTCCAAGCGCCCGACAGCACGTAATCTTATTGCCGCGATGCAGCTCGACACCCGCCTTCTGGGCATGATCGGCGCATTCGTCGTGCTCTGTCTGGCGTTCGACGTGTTTACGGAAGGCCGGTTCCTGACACCGCGCAACATATTCAACCTGACGATCCAGACCGTGTCCGTCGCCATCATGGCGACCGGTATGGTGTTCGTCATCGTCACACGCCATATCGACCTGTCGGTCGGGTCCCTGCTGGCGACGGTTGCCGCCGTCATGGCGGTCGTCCAGACGGATATCCTTCCCGACTATCTGGGTCTGGGCCATCCCGCCATCTGGATCCTTGCCGTTCTGGCGGGGCTTGCAGTGGGCATCGCCATCGGCGCCTTCCATGGCTGGATGATCGGCTATCTCGGCATTCCGGCGTTCATCGTCACCCTTGGCGGGCTTCTGGTCTGGCGCAACGTGGCCTGGTTCATCACCTCCGGCCAGACGATCGGTCCGCTCGACGCGACCTTCAAGAAAATGGGCGGCATCGGCGGCACCATGGGGGAAACCGGTTCCTGGATCTTCGGCGTCGTCGCCGTTGCCTTGGCCCTGTGGCTGCAGGTCACCTCCCGCCGCCGCAAGGCCTCGCACGGGTTCCCGGTCAAGCCGGTCTGGGCGGAATTCACCATGGCGGGCATCACGTCCGTCGCGATCCTCGGCTTCGTCTGGATCCTGAACTCCTACGAAATCGCGCGGCCGCGGCTGGAGCGCATCTTCGAAGCCAGGGGCGAAACCCTGCCCGAAGGGGTGACCATGGGCTACGGCATTCCCTATTCCGTGGTGCTGCTGATCGTCGTCGCCGTCATCATGACCATCGTCGCGCGGCGTACCCGCCTCGGCCGGTACATCTTCGCAACGGGCGGCAACCCGGATGCGGCCGAGCTTTCGGGCATCAACACCCGCTTCCTGACCGTCAAGGTCTTTGCGATCATGGGCGGCCTGAGTGCGCTTGCCGGCGCCGTCGCCGCGGCCCGCCTCGGCTTTTCGACCAATGACATCGGCACGCTCGACGAGCTGCGCGTCATCGCTGCCGCCGTAATCGGCGGAACGGCGCTCGCCGGCGGGATCGGCACCATTTACGGCGCGATCCTCGGCGCGCTGATCATGCAGTCCCTGCAATCGGGAATGGCCATGGTCGGCGTCGACGCACCGCTCCAGAACATAGTGGTCGGCTCGGTGCTGGTCCTGGCGGTTCTGGTCGATATCATCTACCGCAAACGCACGGGAGAGTAA
- the xylF gene encoding D-xylose ABC transporter substrate-binding protein, translated as MRKITTLLAGVLMSATAIHVAQAQDIVVGVSWSNFQEERWKTDEAAIKEALDAAGASYISADAQSSSAKQISDVEALIAQGATALIILAQDSQAIGPAVQAAADEGIPIVGYDRLIDDPRAFYLTFDNVEVGRMQARAVLEAAPKGNYVMIKGSPTDPNADFLREGQQEVLQPAIDAGDIEIVGEAYTDGWLPANAQRNMEQILTANDNNVDAVVASNDGTAGGVVAALTAQGMEGIPVSGQDGDHAALNRVAKGTQTVSVWKDARDLGKAAAEAAVAMANGTEMTDIEGAASWTSPGGTELTAKFLAPVPVTQENLNVVVDAGWISKEDLCQGVENGPAPCN; from the coding sequence ATGCGTAAAATCACCACTTTGCTGGCGGGCGTCCTCATGTCCGCGACCGCAATTCACGTCGCTCAGGCGCAGGACATCGTCGTCGGCGTGAGCTGGTCCAACTTCCAGGAAGAACGCTGGAAGACCGACGAAGCGGCCATCAAGGAAGCTTTGGACGCTGCCGGCGCATCGTACATTTCCGCGGACGCACAGAGCTCTTCCGCGAAACAGATTTCGGACGTCGAAGCCCTGATCGCACAGGGCGCAACCGCGCTGATCATTCTGGCTCAGGATTCCCAGGCGATCGGACCGGCTGTTCAGGCCGCTGCCGATGAAGGCATCCCGATCGTCGGCTATGACCGCCTGATCGACGACCCGCGTGCCTTCTACCTGACCTTCGACAACGTCGAAGTCGGCCGCATGCAGGCCAGAGCGGTTCTGGAAGCTGCGCCCAAGGGCAACTACGTCATGATCAAGGGCTCTCCGACCGACCCGAATGCGGATTTCCTCCGCGAAGGTCAGCAGGAAGTTCTGCAGCCGGCCATTGACGCGGGCGACATCGAGATCGTCGGCGAAGCCTATACCGACGGCTGGCTGCCGGCCAACGCTCAGCGCAACATGGAACAGATTCTGACGGCCAACGACAACAATGTCGACGCTGTCGTGGCTTCCAATGACGGTACCGCCGGCGGTGTCGTTGCCGCTCTGACGGCTCAGGGAATGGAAGGTATTCCGGTTTCCGGTCAGGATGGCGACCATGCGGCGCTGAACCGCGTTGCCAAGGGAACCCAGACGGTTTCCGTCTGGAAGGACGCCCGTGACCTCGGCAAGGCTGCGGCCGAAGCCGCTGTCGCCATGGCGAACGGCACGGAAATGACCGACATCGAAGGCGCTGCTTCCTGGACGTCTCCGGGCGGAACCGAGCTGACGGCCAAGTTCCTGGCACCGGTTCCGGTCACCCAGGAAAACCTGAACGTCGTTGTCGATGCCGGCTGGATCTCCAAGGAAGATCTCTGCCAGGGCGTGGAAAACGGCCCGGCTCCCTGTAACTAA
- a CDS encoding ROK family transcriptional regulator: MTRKADRDQIRRQNRSIILQALRRNGPMARIDLGHMTRLSPATVTAITSDLLDQGLILSLESEEPKAPQARGRPRTLLKLNPDAAYMIGVRLSVNNIDLALVDFAGEVTREKRTHFNSTNADAHSFPKALVDAIRLFLEEAGVGQARVREIGVAAQGVVETETGVVAWSPAFAGRKIPIVSPLHAAFGAECYISNDTNMIAEALHWSDPNRYSGTFAVIMLDYGVGMGLYLNNQLFSGASGTAAEFGHANHIPGGALCRCGKKGCLEAYLSDYALVRAATHQPEDTAPDTIDAGVSGLARLIELASSGDTDARTAFHEAGRVLGYGLARVIAMIDPRRVVLTGAAMRAFSFMERGMWEGLEEALVADLRNNFSLDVMPWNGDFIRSGLIAQSMERLDKDFLGKASLAAGRTPRPDNSEVRA, encoded by the coding sequence ATGACACGCAAGGCGGACCGGGATCAGATCCGGCGGCAAAACAGAAGTATCATCCTGCAGGCCCTGCGCCGGAACGGCCCGATGGCCCGGATCGATCTCGGCCACATGACGCGGTTGAGCCCGGCCACCGTGACGGCCATCACATCCGACCTTCTGGACCAGGGATTGATCCTCAGTCTGGAAAGCGAAGAGCCGAAGGCGCCACAGGCGCGCGGTCGGCCGCGCACCTTGCTGAAGCTGAACCCGGATGCGGCCTACATGATCGGTGTCCGGCTCTCGGTCAACAATATCGACCTGGCGCTGGTGGATTTCGCGGGCGAGGTGACACGGGAAAAGCGCACCCATTTCAACAGCACGAACGCCGATGCGCACAGCTTCCCCAAGGCCCTGGTGGACGCCATCCGGCTGTTCCTGGAGGAAGCGGGCGTCGGGCAAGCGCGCGTGCGGGAAATCGGCGTGGCCGCGCAGGGCGTCGTGGAGACGGAAACCGGCGTGGTCGCCTGGAGCCCGGCCTTTGCGGGCCGGAAGATCCCGATCGTCAGCCCGCTGCACGCGGCCTTTGGCGCGGAGTGCTACATCTCCAACGATACCAACATGATTGCCGAGGCCCTGCACTGGTCCGACCCGAACCGGTACAGCGGCACCTTCGCCGTCATCATGCTCGACTACGGTGTCGGCATGGGGCTCTATCTCAACAATCAGCTGTTTTCCGGCGCCAGCGGGACCGCCGCCGAGTTCGGCCATGCCAATCATATTCCGGGCGGAGCCCTTTGCCGCTGCGGCAAGAAGGGCTGTCTGGAAGCCTATCTTTCCGACTATGCCCTGGTGCGGGCGGCAACCCATCAGCCGGAAGATACGGCTCCCGATACGATCGATGCGGGCGTGAGCGGACTTGCCCGGCTGATCGAACTGGCCAGTTCCGGCGACACTGACGCCCGCACGGCCTTCCACGAGGCCGGACGCGTGCTTGGCTACGGCCTTGCCCGGGTGATCGCCATGATCGACCCGAGACGTGTGGTGCTGACCGGCGCCGCCATGCGGGCCTTTTCGTTCATGGAAAGAGGCATGTGGGAGGGGCTCGAAGAGGCCCTGGTCGCGGATCTGCGCAACAATTTCTCGCTCGACGTAATGCCCTGGAACGGGGACTTCATCCGCAGCGGGCTGATTGCGCAGTCGATGGAACGCCTCGACAAGGACTTCCTGGGCAAGGCATCGCTTGCGGCAGGCCGTACGCCGCGGCCCGACAATTCGGAGGTGCGGGCATGA